The genomic window CATGTCGGCGCGCATGGGCGTCATGCCGGGCATGGCCACGCGCTGCTCGTGGGTGCTGTGCAGCAGCTGGTGGTAGCTCTGGTAGAAACTGTCCAGGGAAATCGGCGTTTCGGGCGGCAGGTTGTTGCCGCGGGGCTGCCCGTCGCGGGCGGCCTGCAGGTCGCCGAGCGTATCGAAGGTGCCCGAGGCGCCGACCAGGGCCGAGGGCCGGAAATGCTGCACGGCGGCCGTCAGGGCGGTGAGCTTTTGGGCCAGGTAGTCCTGCAACTCGCGCACGTCGTCGGTGGTGAGCGGGTCGTGCTTGAAAAACCGGTCGAGCAGGCGCTGGGCCCCAATTTCGAAGCTCTGCTTCCAGAATATCGTTTCCTGGTTGGCCACGATAAACTCCACGCTGCCCCCGCCGATGTCCATAATCAGGTGGGGCTCGGTGCCCAAAGGCACGGCCTGCCGCACGCCCTGGCAAATCAGCTCGGCCTCCCGGGCCCCGGGAATAATTTCAACCTGAATGCCGGTTTGCTCGAAAATGTCGCGCACCAGGGCCGGGCCGTTATTGGCGTTGCGCACGGCGCTGGTGGCCGTAGCCCGCACTTCCGTCACTTGGTGCAGCTCGATTTCCTCCTGAAACGCGGCCAGCGTGTGCAAGGCCCGGGCGTAGGCTTCCGGCGCAATTTCGCCCTTGCTGATACCGTCCTCGCCCAGGCGCACGCCTACTTTGGTGCGCAACAGTACCACGGGCTCGGGGTGGCGGGCCTCGGGCAGCTCTACGATCATCAGATGAAACGTATTGGTGCCCATATCAATCAGGG from Hymenobacter chitinivorans DSM 11115 includes these protein-coding regions:
- a CDS encoding Ppx/GppA phosphatase family protein, encoding MIRHRRLALIDMGTNTFHLMIVELPEARHPEPVVLLRTKVGVRLGEDGISKGEIAPEAYARALHTLAAFQEEIELHQVTEVRATATSAVRNANNGPALVRDIFEQTGIQVEIIPGAREAELICQGVRQAVPLGTEPHLIMDIGGGSVEFIVANQETIFWKQSFEIGAQRLLDRFFKHDPLTTDDVRELQDYLAQKLTALTAAVQHFRPSALVGASGTFDTLGDLQAARDGQPRGNNLPPETPISLDSFYQSYHQLLHSTHEQRVAMPGMTPMRADMIVVASILIDFVLKTYDFLHIRASAYALKEGLLQEMLTQ